A genomic stretch from Rhodomicrobium vannielii ATCC 17100 includes:
- a CDS encoding Ppx/GppA phosphatase family protein: MDNSTLGSISGRLPGARPVAVIDIGSNSIRLVVYERLTRAPTPLFQEKAMCGLGRYLNELKRLNPETVPSALASLARFRKLADICGVRERDIHPFATAAVRWAEDGPDFLAKAEEACGVPIRVIGNAEEAELAATGVRAGFVNPRGIVGDLGGGSMELVRINGDTLSDQISLPLGSLSLAERTHGEKTEAIPIIEDALASVDWLNNVRGENFYAIGGTWRALAKLQMAQTNYPLSAVHGYKMDARKALQITARYANNSPTGLKRLAGMSAGREETVPFGALLLNSLIRKMQPSDVVFSAFGVREGTIYRLLSEAERAEDPLLSACETVATLRARSPQHGRELIEWTDGLFARSNEHEQEDERRLRHAACLLSDISWRAHPDYRGEQSAVLISQSAFAGIDHPGRAFLALCVYHRYERKLQGELMPKLAHLLPRPLQKRALIIGQTVRLAHTLTAGMKGQLPQTTLLCEGGKLVLSLPTKLESLDGEQLRRRLRSVAREMALQPEVVVSKHVKQTFFGGLFGG; this comes from the coding sequence GTGGATAATTCGACGCTCGGTTCGATAAGTGGACGGCTGCCCGGTGCGCGCCCCGTGGCCGTCATCGACATCGGTTCGAACTCCATCCGCCTCGTTGTGTATGAAAGGCTCACCCGCGCCCCGACGCCGCTCTTTCAGGAGAAGGCGATGTGCGGGCTCGGCCGTTATCTCAACGAGTTGAAGCGCCTCAATCCCGAAACCGTGCCAAGCGCGCTTGCCTCGCTGGCGCGCTTCCGAAAGCTCGCCGACATCTGCGGCGTGCGCGAGCGCGACATCCATCCGTTTGCGACAGCGGCGGTCCGCTGGGCGGAGGACGGCCCGGACTTTCTCGCGAAGGCCGAAGAAGCCTGCGGCGTCCCGATCCGCGTGATCGGCAACGCAGAGGAGGCGGAGCTTGCGGCGACGGGCGTTCGCGCGGGCTTCGTCAATCCGCGCGGCATCGTCGGCGACCTCGGCGGCGGCAGCATGGAACTCGTGCGCATCAATGGCGATACGCTGTCCGACCAGATTTCGCTGCCGCTCGGCAGTCTGTCGCTGGCCGAGCGAACCCATGGCGAGAAGACGGAAGCCATCCCCATCATCGAGGATGCGCTCGCGTCGGTCGATTGGCTGAACAACGTGCGCGGCGAGAATTTTTATGCGATCGGCGGCACATGGCGCGCGCTCGCCAAGCTGCAAATGGCCCAGACGAACTATCCGCTTTCCGCCGTGCACGGCTACAAGATGGACGCCAGAAAGGCGCTTCAGATCACCGCGCGCTACGCCAACAATTCGCCCACGGGTTTGAAGCGGCTCGCGGGCATGTCGGCCGGGCGCGAGGAAACGGTGCCGTTCGGCGCGCTGCTTCTCAATTCGCTGATCCGCAAGATGCAGCCGTCCGACGTGGTCTTCTCGGCGTTCGGCGTGCGCGAAGGCACGATCTACCGGCTTCTCAGCGAAGCGGAACGCGCCGAAGACCCGCTGCTGTCGGCTTGCGAAACGGTGGCGACCCTGCGCGCCCGCTCGCCTCAGCACGGCCGCGAGCTGATCGAGTGGACGGACGGGCTTTTCGCGCGCTCCAACGAGCACGAACAGGAGGACGAACGCCGCCTGCGCCACGCGGCCTGCCTCCTGTCCGACATCTCCTGGCGCGCGCATCCCGATTATCGCGGCGAGCAGAGCGCGGTTCTCATCTCACAATCCGCGTTCGCCGGCATCGACCACCCCGGCCGCGCCTTCCTGGCGCTGTGCGTCTATCATCGCTACGAGCGCAAGCTTCAGGGCGAACTCATGCCGAAGCTTGCGCATCTTCTGCCGCGCCCGCTTCAGAAACGCGCGCTGATCATCGGGCAAACGGTTCGCCTCGCGCATACGCTGACGGCGGGTATGAAGGGCCAACTGCCGCAGACGACGCTTCTATGCGAAGGGGGCAAGCTTGTGCTTTCTTTGCCGACGAAGCTCGAGTCGCTTGATGGCGAGCAATTGCGGCGGCGGCTGCGCTCCGTCGCCCGCGAAATGGCGCTGCAACCCGAAGTGGTTGTCTCGAAACACGTAAAACAGACATTTTTCGGAGGCTTGTTCGGGGGATAA
- a CDS encoding DnaJ C-terminal domain-containing protein gives MDQDLYAVLGLKRTATNDEIRRAYRRLAKDLHPDQNKGDPVCEEKFKRVSAAFAVLGSPEKRKRYDAGEIDSMGNERANPFYRDYAAGGGAGHHEGFGGYHNGGAGGGDFSDIFGDLFGRRGPSGGAFTMRGMDYRYNLEISFLEAVNGVKKRVQFPDNETLDITVPAGVESGQTLRLRHKGGPGAGRGEPGDALIELKIQPHPLFSRDGDNITLELPVSLDEAVLGSRVEAPTIGGRVTVAIPKGASSGQVLRLRGKGVRNPRSGTHGDQLITLKIVLPPVIDPELERFMQEWAKKQPYDPRARFREAAGA, from the coding sequence ATGGACCAAGATCTCTACGCTGTTCTAGGGCTGAAGCGCACCGCGACGAACGACGAGATCCGTCGAGCGTATCGCAGGCTCGCCAAAGACCTGCATCCGGACCAGAACAAGGGCGATCCCGTCTGTGAGGAGAAGTTCAAGCGCGTGTCGGCGGCATTCGCCGTGCTCGGCAGCCCCGAGAAACGCAAGCGCTACGACGCGGGCGAGATCGACTCGATGGGCAACGAGCGCGCGAACCCGTTCTACCGCGATTACGCTGCGGGCGGCGGCGCTGGACACCACGAGGGCTTCGGCGGTTATCACAATGGTGGCGCGGGCGGCGGCGACTTCTCCGACATCTTCGGCGATCTGTTCGGCAGGCGCGGACCGTCCGGCGGCGCATTCACGATGCGCGGCATGGACTACCGCTACAACCTCGAAATCAGCTTTCTCGAAGCCGTCAACGGCGTGAAGAAGCGCGTCCAGTTTCCCGATAACGAGACGCTGGACATCACGGTGCCGGCGGGTGTCGAAAGCGGGCAGACGCTCAGGCTCCGCCACAAGGGCGGCCCCGGCGCGGGGCGAGGCGAGCCCGGCGACGCGCTCATCGAACTGAAAATTCAGCCGCATCCGCTGTTTTCCCGCGACGGCGACAACATCACGTTGGAACTGCCGGTTTCGCTCGACGAGGCTGTCCTCGGCAGCCGCGTCGAGGCGCCGACCATCGGCGGCCGCGTGACTGTCGCGATCCCGAAAGGCGCGTCGAGCGGTCAGGTGCTGCGGCTTCGCGGCAAGGGCGTGCGGAACCCGCGCTCCGGCACGCATGGCGATCAACTCATCACGCTGAAGATCGTCTTGCCGCCGGTCATCGATCCTGAGCTTGAGCGCTTCATGCAGGAGTGGGCGAAGAAGCAGCCCTACGATCCGCGCGCGCGTTTCCGCGAGGCGGCAGGGGCCTGA
- a CDS encoding fumarylacetoacetate hydrolase family protein, translated as MTTIEVPLDSKLRLLTFADEQGRARLGVVRPDGHVTDVAETARHADRWLCFDGTSMRALIEGGAEALAEVRELAELGLHNGFKVSEAHILPPLPRLNGNIFCVGWNYVEHFSEGAAFRDPNQKLPEHPLFFSKGVAALNGPFDPIPYDAAISAQVDWEAELGVVIGRRGKNITEFEALDYVFGYTAINDVSARDIQKARHGGQWLKGKSLDGTAPMGPWIVPAGDFDASAVRIITRVNGVVKQDGNTRDMYFNIPRIIAELSRGMTLQPGDVISTGTPSGVGMGRTPPEWLKPGDVLETEIEGIGTMRNVIHEA; from the coding sequence ATGACCACCATCGAGGTGCCGCTCGATTCGAAATTGAGGCTGCTCACTTTCGCGGACGAGCAGGGCCGCGCGCGGCTCGGCGTCGTTAGGCCGGACGGCCATGTGACCGATGTCGCCGAAACGGCGCGGCACGCAGACCGTTGGCTCTGTTTCGACGGCACATCCATGCGCGCGCTCATCGAGGGCGGGGCGGAAGCGCTGGCGGAAGTTCGCGAGCTTGCCGAGTTGGGGCTGCATAATGGTTTCAAGGTGTCTGAGGCGCATATCCTGCCGCCGCTGCCGCGCCTGAACGGCAACATCTTTTGCGTTGGCTGGAATTATGTCGAGCATTTCAGCGAGGGCGCTGCCTTCCGCGACCCGAATCAGAAGCTGCCGGAGCATCCGCTGTTTTTCTCGAAGGGTGTCGCGGCGCTGAACGGGCCGTTCGATCCGATCCCCTACGATGCTGCGATCTCAGCTCAGGTCGACTGGGAGGCGGAACTTGGCGTCGTGATCGGCAGGCGCGGCAAGAACATCACCGAGTTCGAGGCGCTGGATTATGTGTTCGGCTACACGGCCATCAACGACGTGTCCGCGCGCGACATCCAGAAGGCGCGGCATGGCGGCCAATGGCTGAAGGGCAAGAGCCTCGACGGCACAGCGCCGATGGGGCCGTGGATCGTGCCTGCGGGCGATTTCGACGCGAGCGCGGTGCGCATCATCACGCGCGTCAACGGCGTCGTGAAGCAGGACGGCAACACGCGCGACATGTACTTCAACATCCCGCGCATCATCGCGGAGCTTTCGCGCGGCATGACGCTTCAGCCGGGCGACGTCATCTCCACCGGCACGCCGTCTGGCGTCGGCATGGGCCGCACACCGCCTGAGTGGCTGAAGCCCGGAGACGTGCTGGAAACGGAGATCGAGGGGATCGGCACGATGCGCAACGTCATCCACGAGGCGTGA
- a CDS encoding carotenoid 1,2-hydratase, with the protein MTIIAFIGSVFSPYYAKERRRAIVDPAQHCSINVAVYGRGAARWAMTERCRHALGATPEQLAIGPSSLSWDGTRLIVRIDEKAPVTGLPVRGVVTLEPEIRSDFATDFGTDGRHLWAPIAPRARVEARFDAPAISWTGTGYFDTNRGDEPLEDGFSYWNWSRACLSDSAVMLYEGTRQNGSKFNMGIQIAADGSVSPVELRERCDLPLTRYWKMPRETRVDAGHTANVEQTLEDTPFYSRSMIATHLLGEPVHAMHESVSLDRFRKRWVQSLLGWRMPRVTLQGSSRGVFGMSRDQIE; encoded by the coding sequence TTGACCATCATCGCCTTCATCGGCAGCGTCTTCTCGCCGTACTACGCGAAGGAGCGTCGCCGCGCGATCGTCGATCCGGCGCAACACTGCTCCATCAATGTTGCGGTTTATGGGCGCGGCGCGGCGCGGTGGGCCATGACAGAGCGATGCCGCCATGCGCTGGGCGCGACGCCTGAACAACTCGCCATCGGGCCGTCGAGCCTGTCATGGGACGGAACGCGCCTCATCGTGCGCATTGACGAGAAAGCGCCGGTCACGGGCCTGCCGGTGCGTGGCGTGGTCACGCTCGAACCCGAAATCCGCAGCGACTTCGCGACCGATTTCGGCACGGATGGCCGCCATCTCTGGGCACCGATCGCGCCCCGCGCTCGCGTGGAAGCGCGGTTCGATGCGCCCGCCATATCGTGGACCGGCACCGGCTATTTCGACACCAATCGCGGCGACGAGCCGCTGGAAGACGGCTTCTCCTACTGGAACTGGTCGCGGGCCTGCCTGTCGGACAGCGCCGTGATGCTGTACGAAGGCACGCGGCAGAACGGCTCGAAATTCAACATGGGCATCCAGATCGCGGCCGACGGCAGCGTCAGCCCGGTGGAGCTTCGCGAGCGCTGCGATCTTCCGCTGACGCGTTACTGGAAGATGCCGCGCGAAACGAGGGTCGACGCAGGCCACACCGCGAATGTGGAGCAGACGCTCGAAGACACGCCGTTTTATTCGCGCTCCATGATCGCCACGCATCTTCTCGGCGAGCCGGTGCATGCGATGCACGAGAGCGTTTCTCTCGACCGGTTCCGCAAGCGCTGGGTGCAATCGCTGCTGGGCTGGCGCATGCCCCGCGTGACGCTTCAGGGCAGTTCGCGCGGCGTTTTCGGAATGAGCCGCGATCAAATCGAATAA
- the crtD gene encoding 1-hydroxycarotenoid 3,4-desaturase CrtD: MPETRVVIVGAGIGGLSAAVNLAAEGVAVTVVEKFDKPGGKMREVDAGGTAIDAGPTVFTMREVFEAIFEKAGASLSDYLTVKPAEIIARHAWEDGSTLDLFADEERSFDAIADFAGAENAQGYRAFCREAAEIYRILDPSFIRAQKPSLPKLIWRVGPVAFSDLWRINPYETFWNAVCRHMSDPRLRQLFARYSTYCGASPFASPATLMLVAHVEQQGVWLVDGGMHKIALALESLGRRLGVVYRYGAEVAEVTAEFGRASGVRLASGEHIAADAVVLNADPSPVAAGRLGRDAASATRRVPPRRRSLSALTLAFQAEASGLPLARHTVFFPAAPYHLEFDAIFRQRKLPPAPTVYLCAQDRDGRGGRSEDGAERFLTVVNAPALLNGSGLSLAEIEECETKTFRLMETCGLTLRPLPGALVRTAPQDFETLLPGTGGAIYGRASHGWMASFQRQGTRSTMPGLYFAGGSVHPGPGIPMAALSGALASEALLADLALPRLLHRMATPGGMSMRSAQTIATD, translated from the coding sequence TTGCCGGAGACACGTGTCGTCATCGTCGGGGCAGGCATAGGCGGGTTGTCCGCCGCAGTTAACCTCGCCGCGGAAGGGGTCGCCGTCACCGTGGTCGAGAAGTTCGACAAGCCGGGCGGCAAAATGCGCGAAGTCGACGCAGGCGGGACGGCCATCGACGCAGGCCCCACCGTGTTCACGATGCGCGAGGTCTTCGAGGCCATCTTCGAGAAGGCGGGCGCGTCGCTTTCCGATTACCTCACCGTCAAGCCCGCCGAAATCATCGCACGCCATGCGTGGGAGGACGGAAGCACGCTCGATCTCTTCGCGGATGAGGAACGCAGCTTCGATGCCATCGCGGATTTTGCAGGCGCGGAGAACGCCCAAGGCTACCGAGCGTTCTGCCGCGAGGCGGCGGAAATCTACCGCATCCTAGACCCCTCGTTCATCCGCGCGCAGAAGCCGAGCCTGCCCAAACTGATCTGGCGCGTCGGCCCCGTCGCTTTCTCCGACCTCTGGCGCATCAACCCTTACGAGACCTTCTGGAATGCCGTATGCCGCCACATGAGCGACCCTCGGCTGCGCCAGCTTTTCGCGCGCTACTCCACCTATTGCGGCGCATCGCCTTTCGCCTCGCCCGCCACACTGATGCTCGTCGCCCATGTCGAGCAGCAAGGCGTGTGGCTCGTGGATGGCGGCATGCACAAAATCGCCCTTGCGCTCGAATCGCTCGGGCGGCGGCTCGGCGTCGTGTACCGCTACGGCGCGGAGGTAGCGGAAGTGACCGCCGAATTCGGCCGGGCTTCGGGCGTGCGCCTTGCGAGCGGGGAGCACATCGCCGCTGACGCCGTGGTGCTGAACGCCGACCCTTCGCCCGTTGCGGCGGGCCGCCTCGGCCGCGATGCCGCGAGCGCCACGCGCCGCGTTCCGCCTCGCCGCCGGTCGCTGTCGGCGCTCACGCTCGCCTTTCAGGCCGAAGCTTCGGGCTTGCCTCTCGCGCGGCATACTGTCTTCTTCCCGGCAGCGCCCTATCATCTGGAATTCGACGCTATTTTCAGGCAGCGAAAACTTCCGCCCGCGCCAACGGTTTATCTTTGTGCGCAAGATCGCGACGGACGCGGAGGTCGAAGCGAAGACGGTGCCGAACGCTTCCTGACCGTCGTCAATGCCCCTGCTCTACTCAATGGTTCCGGCCTCAGCCTAGCGGAGATCGAAGAATGCGAGACGAAGACTTTCCGGCTGATGGAAACATGCGGCCTAACGCTTCGCCCGCTGCCGGGAGCGCTGGTGAGAACCGCGCCGCAGGATTTCGAGACGCTTCTGCCGGGAACGGGAGGCGCGATCTACGGCCGGGCCTCGCACGGCTGGATGGCGTCGTTCCAGAGACAGGGGACGCGCTCGACCATGCCGGGCCTCTATTTCGCGGGGGGGAGCGTCCATCCGGGGCCGGGCATTCCGATGGCGGCGCTGTCTGGCGCTCTCGCATCGGAGGCGCTACTTGCGGACCTCGCTTTGCCGAGGCTGTTGCACCGAATGGCTACGCCTGGTGGTATGTCGATGCGTTCAGCGCAGACCATCGCTACGGATTGA
- a CDS encoding methyltransferase: MDRAFAFRDRVLSSPRFIRFAETFPLTRPIARREAGALFDLCSGFIYSQVLLSCVRLGLFEHLRGGPLARDEIARRLGLGEDATARLLTAAVALRLAEERSGGRYGLGRLGAAVLASPGLTAMVEHHGLVYRDLEDPVALLRGESKTPSAGEAVNPAADKGTHLASYWPYAEGDTSADRDAVSAYTALMAATQPAIAEEVLDAYDFTRHRCLMDVGGGDGTFLRAAARRVPALDLVLFDMPAVADLADAKFKAANLAHRAKAAGGDFTKDLPKGADVVTLVRVLLDHDDDTALKILTSVRAALPQGGVLVVAEPMAGTRGAEKVAAYFSLYLMAMGRGRPRTEAQLRDLLQRAGFTAIKRCATHQPLLVRVLAATF; encoded by the coding sequence ATGGACCGCGCATTTGCGTTCCGCGACCGGGTGCTGTCGAGCCCGCGCTTCATCCGCTTCGCCGAGACGTTTCCGCTGACGCGCCCGATTGCGCGGCGCGAGGCGGGCGCGTTGTTCGATCTTTGCTCCGGCTTCATCTATTCGCAAGTGCTGCTGTCGTGCGTGCGGCTCGGCCTGTTCGAGCACCTGCGCGGCGGACCGTTGGCGCGGGACGAAATCGCGCGGCGCCTCGGCCTCGGCGAGGATGCCACGGCGCGGCTTCTGACGGCGGCGGTCGCCCTGCGGCTCGCGGAGGAACGGAGCGGCGGGCGTTACGGCCTCGGGCGGCTCGGCGCTGCTGTGCTGGCGAGCCCCGGCCTCACCGCGATGGTGGAACATCACGGCCTCGTCTATCGCGACCTCGAAGACCCCGTTGCGCTGCTGCGCGGCGAATCGAAGACCCCGAGCGCGGGCGAGGCGGTGAACCCTGCGGCCGACAAGGGCACGCATCTCGCCTCCTATTGGCCGTATGCCGAGGGCGATACGAGCGCGGATCGCGACGCGGTTTCGGCCTATACGGCGCTCATGGCCGCGACGCAGCCCGCCATCGCCGAAGAGGTGCTCGACGCCTACGATTTCACGCGCCACCGCTGCCTCATGGATGTCGGCGGCGGCGACGGCACATTTCTGCGCGCGGCGGCAAGGCGCGTGCCCGCCCTCGACCTCGTGCTGTTCGACATGCCCGCCGTGGCCGATCTCGCAGACGCAAAATTCAAGGCGGCAAACCTCGCTCACCGGGCGAAAGCGGCGGGCGGCGATTTTACGAAGGATCTGCCGAAAGGCGCAGACGTCGTGACGCTCGTTCGGGTGCTGCTCGATCATGACGACGACACCGCGCTGAAGATCCTGACATCGGTCCGCGCCGCGTTGCCGCAAGGCGGGGTGCTCGTCGTTGCCGAACCGATGGCCGGAACGCGTGGCGCTGAGAAGGTCGCGGCCTATTTCAGCCTCTATCTGATGGCAATGGGACGCGGCAGGCCCCGCACCGAAGCGCAGCTTCGCGACCTGTTACAGCGGGCGGGCTTTACAGCGATCAAGCGCTGTGCCACCCATCAGCCGCTTCTCGTCCGCGTGCTCGCAGCCACATTTTGA
- the bchC gene encoding chlorophyll synthesis pathway protein BchC — MALLQEFPTETLAVVLEEPEKLGLRRLALPSPGDADVVIDVEWSGISTGTERLLYTGRMPHFPGMGYPLVPGYESVGRISWAGPAAGISVGERVFIPGANCYGEVRGLFGGTASRIVMPGARAIPIAESLGEQGILFALSATAHHAAFSDKGVPADLIIGHGVLGRLIARIVVASGASAPTIWEKNPARFDGAQGYTVLDPDQDPRRDYRVICDVSGDSTIIDSLVARLAPGGEIILAGFYADRLSFSFPPAFMKEARFRVAAQWQKADIASVSKLVDSGLLSFDGLITHRVSADNAPAAYRTAFEDPACLKMVLDWRTLA; from the coding sequence ATGGCCCTCCTTCAAGAGTTTCCAACCGAGACATTAGCTGTCGTTCTGGAAGAGCCCGAAAAGCTCGGCCTGCGCCGGCTTGCGCTTCCGTCTCCGGGGGATGCCGATGTCGTCATCGACGTCGAGTGGAGCGGGATCAGCACGGGCACGGAACGCCTCCTTTATACCGGGCGCATGCCGCATTTTCCGGGCATGGGTTATCCGCTGGTTCCGGGCTATGAGTCCGTGGGCCGCATTTCATGGGCGGGTCCGGCGGCTGGCATTTCGGTCGGGGAGCGCGTTTTCATTCCCGGCGCAAATTGTTATGGCGAAGTTCGCGGGCTTTTCGGCGGCACGGCGTCCCGAATCGTGATGCCGGGCGCGCGCGCCATTCCGATTGCCGAAAGCCTCGGCGAGCAGGGCATCCTGTTCGCTCTCTCGGCGACCGCGCATCACGCGGCGTTCTCCGACAAGGGCGTTCCTGCCGACCTCATCATCGGGCATGGCGTTCTCGGTCGCCTCATCGCGCGGATCGTGGTTGCGAGCGGTGCTTCGGCCCCGACGATCTGGGAAAAGAATCCCGCGCGTTTCGATGGCGCACAAGGATATACGGTGCTCGATCCCGATCAGGATCCGCGCCGCGATTATCGGGTCATCTGCGACGTGAGCGGCGACTCGACCATTATCGACTCGCTCGTGGCGCGGCTCGCGCCCGGCGGTGAAATCATTCTCGCCGGTTTCTATGCCGACCGGCTCTCCTTCAGCTTCCCGCCCGCCTTCATGAAGGAAGCGCGGTTCCGGGTCGCCGCACAGTGGCAAAAGGCCGACATCGCGTCCGTGTCGAAACTCGTGGACAGCGGCCTTTTGTCGTTTGACGGGCTTATCACGCATCGCGTTTCTGCTGACAATGCGCCTGCCGCATATCGCACGGCGTTCGAAGATCCGGCCTGTCTCAAGATGGTATTAGATTGGAGAACGTTAGCATGA
- a CDS encoding chlorophyllide a reductase iron protein subunit X: MSLDANEANALERQAAQLRAEAQEEPAAVPSGEVKKETQIIAIYGKGGIGKSFTLSNLSYMMAQQGKRVLLIGCDPKSDTTSLLFGGRATPTIIETSSRKKAAGEELRIEDVCFKRDGVFAMELGGPEVGRGCGGRGIIHGFETLEKLGFHEWGFDYVLLDFLGDVVCGGFGLPIARDMCQKVIIVGSNDLQSLYVANNVCSAVEYFRKLGGNVGVAGIVINKDDGTGEAQAFAEAVGIPILSAIPQHEELRRMSANYQIVGIPGTTWAPVFETLATNVAEAPPVRPTPLSQDGLLNLFKGDAVGRGIVLEPASQSDMRGHEIVEKPSLEIVYDVA, encoded by the coding sequence ATGAGTCTTGACGCCAACGAAGCCAACGCCCTCGAACGGCAAGCGGCGCAGCTTCGCGCCGAGGCTCAGGAAGAGCCCGCAGCCGTGCCTTCGGGCGAGGTCAAGAAAGAAACGCAGATCATCGCGATCTACGGCAAGGGCGGCATCGGCAAGAGCTTCACGCTCTCGAACCTGTCGTACATGATGGCCCAGCAGGGCAAGCGCGTGCTTCTTATCGGCTGCGACCCGAAGAGCGATACGACATCGCTTCTGTTCGGCGGTCGCGCCACGCCGACCATCATCGAGACGTCGTCCAGGAAGAAGGCCGCCGGCGAGGAATTGCGCATCGAGGACGTTTGCTTCAAGCGCGATGGCGTATTCGCGATGGAGCTCGGCGGCCCGGAAGTCGGGCGCGGCTGCGGCGGTCGTGGCATCATCCACGGCTTCGAGACGCTGGAAAAGCTCGGCTTCCATGAATGGGGCTTTGACTACGTGCTGCTCGACTTTCTGGGCGACGTGGTTTGCGGCGGCTTCGGCCTGCCGATCGCGCGCGACATGTGCCAGAAGGTCATCATCGTCGGCTCGAACGACTTGCAGTCGCTCTATGTCGCGAACAACGTCTGCTCGGCGGTGGAGTATTTCCGCAAGCTTGGCGGCAATGTCGGCGTCGCTGGCATCGTCATCAACAAGGACGACGGCACGGGCGAAGCGCAGGCCTTCGCCGAAGCAGTCGGCATTCCGATCCTGTCGGCGATCCCGCAGCACGAAGAGCTGCGCCGAATGAGCGCGAATTATCAGATCGTCGGTATCCCCGGCACGACCTGGGCACCGGTGTTCGAGACGCTCGCCACCAATGTGGCCGAAGCGCCGCCGGTACGCCCAACGCCTCTTTCGCAAGATGGTCTTCTGAATCTCTTCAAAGGGGATGCAGTCGGTCGCGGAATCGTGCTTGAACCGGCATCGCAGTCCGACATGCGCGGACACGAGATCGTCGAGAAGCCCTCCCTCGAAATCGTCTACGACGTAGCATAA
- the bchY gene encoding chlorophyllide a reductase subunit Y, with protein MTALERQSSQAATGEVVYDDAGRVAAAETSAVKSDAGVDGAGVSCHAGAEEMKKAAAAAGQSEILEQFAKDYPQGPHDQPQTMCPAFGSLRIGLRMRRTATILSGSACCVYGLTFTSHFYGAKRTVGYVPFSSETLVTGKLFEDIRDAVYKLADPANYDAIIVTNLCVPSASGVPLRLLPKEINGVRVVGIDVPGFGVPTHAEAKDVLSGAMLRYARGEAEAGPVQAPRGGRSEKPTITLVGEMFPADPVTIGMMLEPLGLAAGPVVPTREWRELYSALDCAAVAAIHPFYTASFREFESAGRSITGSAPVGYDGTAAWLLSIGELCGVARDKVDAALNRILPAVRTALAKAPVKGRITVSGYEGSELLVARMLIESGADVPYVGTACPKTRWSESDREWLEAKGVRVQYRASLEQDIAAVDEFHPDLAIGTTPVVQHAKAKAIPGLYFTNLISARPLMGVAGAGSLAQVVNAAIASKARFEEMKAFFGSVGTGYTAGVFDEAPKEPAKVKELPLKKPSANDLPKEAMGC; from the coding sequence ATGACAGCACTTGAACGCCAATCCTCACAAGCCGCCACCGGCGAAGTCGTTTACGACGACGCCGGACGGGTTGCGGCTGCCGAGACGTCGGCCGTCAAGTCTGATGCGGGCGTCGACGGCGCTGGCGTCAGCTGTCATGCGGGCGCTGAGGAGATGAAAAAGGCCGCCGCCGCCGCGGGCCAGAGCGAAATTCTGGAGCAGTTCGCGAAGGACTATCCGCAAGGGCCGCACGACCAGCCGCAGACCATGTGTCCGGCCTTCGGCTCGCTCCGCATCGGGCTACGCATGCGCCGCACGGCGACGATCCTCTCCGGCTCCGCCTGTTGCGTCTACGGCCTGACCTTCACCTCGCATTTTTACGGCGCGAAACGCACCGTCGGCTACGTCCCCTTCAGTTCCGAAACGCTCGTCACCGGCAAACTCTTCGAAGACATCCGCGACGCCGTATACAAGCTCGCTGATCCGGCCAATTACGACGCGATCATCGTCACCAACCTTTGCGTACCGTCCGCTTCCGGCGTTCCGCTGCGCCTCCTGCCGAAGGAAATCAACGGCGTCCGCGTGGTTGGCATCGACGTGCCGGGCTTCGGCGTGCCGACGCATGCCGAGGCGAAGGACGTGCTGTCCGGCGCAATGCTGCGCTACGCACGCGGCGAAGCCGAGGCGGGCCCGGTGCAGGCACCGCGCGGCGGGCGCTCCGAAAAGCCGACCATTACGCTCGTCGGCGAGATGTTCCCGGCCGATCCCGTCACCATCGGCATGATGCTTGAACCTCTCGGCCTCGCCGCCGGACCGGTCGTGCCGACGCGCGAATGGCGCGAGCTTTATTCCGCGCTGGACTGCGCCGCCGTGGCCGCGATCCATCCGTTCTACACAGCGTCTTTCCGCGAGTTCGAGTCGGCGGGCCGCTCGATCACCGGCTCTGCTCCCGTCGGCTATGACGGGACGGCGGCCTGGCTCCTCTCCATCGGTGAACTTTGCGGCGTCGCGCGCGACAAGGTCGACGCCGCGCTGAATCGCATCCTGCCCGCCGTTCGCACCGCGCTCGCCAAAGCGCCGGTCAAGGGCCGCATCACAGTCTCCGGCTACGAAGGCTCGGAGTTGCTCGTCGCGCGCATGCTGATCGAAAGCGGTGCCGACGTGCCTTATGTCGGCACAGCTTGCCCGAAGACGCGCTGGTCCGAATCGGACCGCGAATGGCTCGAAGCGAAGGGCGTTCGCGTGCAATACCGCGCCTCGCTCGAACAGGACATCGCGGCGGTGGACGAGTTCCACCCAGACCTCGCGATCGGCACGACGCCCGTCGTGCAGCACGCAAAGGCGAAGGCGATCCCCGGTCTTTATTTTACGAACCTCATATCCGCCCGCCCGCTGATGGGCGTCGCAGGGGCAGGCTCGCTCGCGCAGGTGGTCAACGCGGCCATCGCCAGCAAGGCCCGCTTCGAGGAGATGAAGGCGTTCTTCGGCAGCGTCGGCACGGGCTACACGGCCGGCGTGTTCGACGAGGCACCGAAAGAGCCCGCGAAGGTCAAGGAATTGCCGTTGAAGAAGCCGTCAGCCAATGACCTCCCGAAGGAGGCCATGGGATGCTGA